From the genome of Gracilinanus agilis isolate LMUSP501 chromosome 2, AgileGrace, whole genome shotgun sequence, one region includes:
- the LOC123236377 gene encoding RNA polymerase II-associated factor 1 homolog: MAPTIQTQAQREDGHRPNSHRTVQERSGVVCRVKYCNTLPDIPFDPKFITYPFDQNRFVQYKATSLEKQHKHDLLTEPDLGVTIDLINPDTYRIDPNVLLDPADEKLLEEEIQAPTSSKRSQQHAKVVPWMRKTEYISTEFNRYGVSNEKPEVKIGVSVKQQFTEEEIYKDRDSQITAIEKTFEDAQKSISQHYSKPRVTPVEVMPVFPDFKMWINPCAQVIFDSDPAPKDTSGSAALEMMSQAMIRGMMDEEGNQFVAYFLPVEETMRKRKRDQEEEMDYTPDDIYDYKIAREYNWNVKNKASKGYEENYFFIFREGDGVYYNELETRVRLSKRRAKAGAQSGTNALLVVKHRNMNEKELEAQEARKAQLENHEPEEEEEEEMEKETPDSDEEEDKGSDSEKEGSEEEEEPSGSESDQEDEEESEKNGSEEDKAEEESSEDEARAARDKEEIFGSDADSEKDDEEENGRGRSKGRGKGEDEESGSEGGPRRHNPSPSFLSNSIHSAKEYGSKGVTSGSIEDASDSD, from the coding sequence ATGGCGCCTACCATCCAGACCCAGGCTCAGCGGGAAGATGGCCACAGACCCAACTCCCATAGGACCGTGCAAGAGAGGTCAGGTGTGGTGTGTCGAGTCAAGTACTGTAACACTCTTCCCGACATCCCCTTTGATCCCAAGTTCATCACGTATCCCTTTGACCAGAACCGGTTCGTCCAGTATAAGGCAACATCTCTAGAAAAACAGCACAAACATGACCTGCTCACAGAGCCCGACCTGGGAGTCACCATCGACCTCATTAACCCAGACACCTACCGCATTGACCCTAACGTTCTCCTAGATCCAGCAGATGAGAAATTACTGGAAGAAGAGATCCAGGCCCCAACCAGCTCCAAAAGGTCCCAGCAGCATGCAAAGGTGGTTCCCTGGATGAGAAAGACAGAATATATCTCTACGGAGTTCAATAGATATGGGGTCTCTAATGAGAAGCCTGAGGTCAAGATCGGGGTGTCCGTGAAGCAACAGTTCACTGAAGAGGAGATCTACAAAGATCGAGACAGCCAGATCACTGCCATCGAGAAGACTTTTGAGGATGCCCAGAAGTCAATCTCTCAACACTACAGCAAGCCAAGGGTGACGCCAGTTGAGGTGATGCCTGTTTTCCCAGACTTTAAGATGTGGATCAATCCCTGTGCCCAGGTGATCTTTGACTCAGATCCAGCCCCCAAGGATACTAGTGGTTCTGCAGCCCTGGAGATGATGTCTCAAGCCATGATCAGGGGAATGATGGATGAGGAGGGCAATCAGTTTGTGGCCTACTTTTTGCCAGTGGAAGAGACCATGAGGAAGCGTAAGCGTGACCAGGAGGAAGAGATGGACTATACACCAGATGATATCTATGATTATAAAATTGCAAGGGAGTACAACTGGAATGTGAAGAACAAGGCTAGTAAAGGCTATGAAGAAAACTACTTTTTCATCTTCCGAGAAGGTGATGGGGTCTACTACAATGAATTGGAAACCAGGGTCCGCCTCAGTAAACGGAGGGCCAAGGCCGGAGCACAGTCAGGTACCAATGCCTTACTGGTAGTCAAACACCGCAACATGAATGAGAAGGAGCTGGAAGCTCAGGAAGCTCGGAAGGCACAGCTGGAGAACCATGAgccagaagaggaggaggaagaagagatggagaaagagacacCAGACTCAGATGAAGAAGAGGACAAAGGAAGTGACAGTGAAAAAgagggaagtgaggaagaagaagagccaTCAGGAAGTGAGAGTGATCAAGAAGATGAAGAGGAGAGTGAGAAGAATGGGAGTGAAGAGGACAAAGCAGAGGAAGAAAGCAGTGAGGATGAGGCCCGAGCAGCCAGAGACAAGGAAGAAATCTTTGGAAGTGATGCTGACTCAGAGAAAGATGATGAGGAAGAGAATGGGAGAGGCCGAAGCAAGGGCCGTGGGAAGGGTGAAGATGAGGAGAGTGGCAGTGAGGGAGGGCCTAGACGGCACAACCCCAGCCCCTCTTTCCTCAGTAACAGCATCCACTCAGCCAAAGAGTATGGTAGTAAGGGGGTCACATCTGGCTCCATTGAGGATGCCAGTGACAGTGACTGA